In the Leptolyngbya sp. 'hensonii' genome, one interval contains:
- the atpD gene encoding F0F1 ATP synthase subunit beta, giving the protein MVTTAEKTNIGYITQVIGPVVDLRFSSGKMPQIYNALTIKATNEAGQNVSVTCEVQQLLGDNQVRAVAMSSTDGLVRGMEAVDTGAPINVPVGAPTLGRIFNVLGEPVDNKGPVDYKETFPIHRPAPKLTELETTPTVFETGIKVIDLLTPYRRGGKIGLFGGAGVGKTVIMMELINNIATNHGGVSVFGGVGERTREGNDLYNEMMESGVINEKSLGDSKIALVYGQMNEPPGARMRVGLSALTMAEYFRDVNKQDVLLFIDNIFRFVQAGSEVSALLGRMPSAVGYQPTLGTDVGDLQERITSTNQGSITSIQAVYVPADDLTDPAPATTFAHLDGTTVLSRGLASKGIYPAVDPLDSTSTMLQPAIVGDDHYDTARSVQSTLQRYKELQDIIAILGLDELSEDDRLTVARARKIERFLSQPFFVAEVFTGSPGKYVKLDDTIKGFKMILGGELDELPEQAFYMVGSIDEAIAKGEKMKAEGK; this is encoded by the coding sequence ATGGTCACCACTGCAGAGAAGACAAATATTGGCTACATTACACAGGTCATTGGCCCTGTTGTGGATCTCAGATTTTCCAGCGGTAAGATGCCGCAAATTTACAACGCCCTGACCATCAAGGCTACGAATGAGGCAGGGCAGAATGTTTCCGTTACCTGCGAAGTGCAGCAACTCCTGGGCGATAACCAGGTACGGGCTGTTGCCATGAGCTCCACTGATGGACTGGTGCGCGGCATGGAAGCAGTGGATACGGGTGCCCCCATTAACGTGCCGGTTGGGGCTCCGACCCTGGGCCGCATCTTCAACGTTCTGGGTGAGCCCGTTGATAACAAAGGTCCTGTTGATTATAAGGAAACCTTCCCTATTCACCGTCCTGCGCCAAAGCTGACGGAACTGGAAACCACGCCCACCGTGTTTGAGACTGGCATCAAGGTGATTGACTTGCTGACCCCCTACCGTCGGGGTGGCAAGATCGGCCTGTTTGGTGGTGCGGGTGTGGGTAAGACTGTCATCATGATGGAATTGATCAACAACATTGCGACCAATCACGGAGGTGTTTCCGTGTTTGGAGGTGTGGGCGAACGGACTCGTGAAGGCAATGACCTTTACAACGAAATGATGGAGTCTGGGGTTATCAATGAAAAGAGCTTGGGCGACTCCAAGATTGCTCTGGTGTATGGGCAGATGAATGAACCACCCGGAGCCCGGATGCGGGTAGGTCTGTCGGCTCTCACCATGGCGGAGTACTTCCGAGATGTCAACAAGCAGGACGTGCTCCTGTTTATTGATAATATTTTCCGTTTCGTCCAGGCCGGTTCTGAGGTGTCTGCACTGCTGGGTCGGATGCCCTCTGCTGTGGGTTACCAGCCCACCCTGGGAACAGACGTGGGGGATCTACAAGAGCGGATTACCTCTACCAACCAGGGTTCTATCACCTCCATTCAGGCCGTTTATGTGCCTGCGGATGACCTGACTGACCCCGCTCCTGCCACCACCTTTGCCCACCTGGATGGAACCACCGTATTGTCCCGTGGTCTCGCCTCCAAAGGGATCTACCCTGCCGTAGACCCTCTGGATTCCACCTCCACCATGTTGCAACCCGCGATCGTTGGGGATGACCACTACGACACCGCCCGGTCTGTTCAGTCAACTTTGCAACGCTACAAGGAACTGCAGGACATCATCGCCATTCTGGGTCTGGACGAACTGTCAGAAGATGACCGTCTGACAGTGGCTCGCGCCCGGAAGATTGAGCGTTTCCTGTCCCAGCCTTTCTTCGTGGCTGAAGTCTTCACTGGTTCCCCCGGTAAGTATGTGAAGCTGGATGATACCATCAAGGGCTTCAAGATGATCCTGGGTGGCGAACTGGATGAACTGCCGGAGCAGGCCTTCTACATGGTCGGCAGCATTGACGAAGCGATCGCCAAGGGCGAAAAGATGAAAGCCGAAGGTAAATAG
- a CDS encoding PAS domain S-box protein has translation MILEPEHLQALQDCCRDAAAYHRLREMLSSLVLHPSETRYKALLDAMPDRMFRLNREGIYLDSKGDTSDGENTEAQIIGKSVYDLLPQNVAAQALQAIGRTLDTQTLQTYEYQLANSQGLRDYEARLVVSGRDEVLAIVRDITERKQSEAALRVSEQKFAKAFRSSPGAITITTLREGRLIEVNDSFVELTGYQREEVIGRTTLDLGIWQNLDDRGKVLQLLKAEGAVSNLECEARIKSGDIRTILLSAEIIELNGEACILATTNDITERKRAEVELNLAAERDRLLAEIALRIRQSLDLDQILHTTVTEVRQFLKADRVLIGDISSVPGGKVLAESVGPGWPSTLGLAMEQDQLKQMRTMFEQGGTQMFEDVALLDEPLCQLDFARLQVKAGLAVPVVLDNQVYGLLVAHQCSGTRRWKPFEVDLLERLGTQIAIAIQQASLYQQLATFSASLERQVEERTLELQQKMQELQELNQLKDVFIHSMSHDLRTPVMGTLMVLQNLLKLEFHQAGDCPSQCSVVPVPRSILERMVQGSDRQLKMINSLLEAHSCEVRGVVLHPEPTQICTLIQATISDLKPLLDKSQVTVIGLLPDCLPIVNADPLQLQRVFENLMVNAIQHNPPGITLTLTAESTGTLIRCTVQDNGVGIKPAHQDRLFDLYTKGRQCRYSTGIGLGLYLCRQIILAHGGQIGVESQLGQGARFWVTLPQA, from the coding sequence ATGATTCTGGAACCGGAACACCTACAGGCTCTGCAAGATTGCTGCCGGGATGCAGCAGCCTACCATCGATTGCGCGAGATGCTTTCTTCCTTGGTTCTTCATCCCAGCGAAACTCGGTATAAAGCATTACTGGATGCGATGCCCGATCGGATGTTCCGTCTCAATCGAGAAGGCATCTACCTCGACTCTAAGGGAGATACGTCCGATGGCGAGAATACAGAAGCTCAGATCATTGGTAAAAGTGTTTATGATCTGCTTCCCCAAAATGTAGCTGCACAGGCTTTGCAGGCAATTGGCCGCACTCTTGATACCCAAACCCTACAAACCTATGAGTACCAGCTCGCCAATTCCCAGGGGCTGCGCGATTATGAGGCCCGCCTGGTGGTCAGTGGCCGGGATGAGGTTCTGGCGATCGTGCGGGATATTACAGAACGGAAGCAATCGGAGGCCGCCCTGCGGGTCTCGGAACAGAAATTTGCCAAGGCCTTTCGCTCCAGCCCAGGTGCCATTACCATCACCACCCTGCGAGAAGGTCGGCTGATTGAGGTGAATGACAGTTTTGTTGAGTTGACGGGCTACCAGCGAGAGGAGGTCATTGGACGTACCACCCTAGACCTTGGGATCTGGCAAAATCTGGACGATCGTGGCAAAGTTTTGCAATTGCTGAAGGCAGAAGGGGCTGTTAGTAATTTGGAGTGCGAGGCCCGGATCAAGTCTGGCGACATTCGAACAATATTGCTCTCCGCCGAGATTATTGAACTCAATGGGGAAGCCTGCATTCTGGCCACGACGAACGACATTACAGAACGAAAACGGGCGGAGGTGGAGCTGAATCTGGCAGCCGAACGGGATCGGTTACTGGCAGAGATTGCTCTGCGCATCCGGCAGTCCCTCGATCTGGATCAGATCCTCCATACGACCGTGACCGAGGTGCGTCAATTCCTCAAGGCCGATCGGGTTCTGATTGGGGACATCAGCAGTGTACCAGGGGGAAAGGTTCTGGCGGAGTCGGTAGGTCCAGGCTGGCCCTCTACCTTAGGGCTGGCGATGGAACAGGATCAGCTCAAACAAATGCGAACGATGTTTGAGCAGGGAGGCACCCAGATGTTTGAAGATGTAGCCCTGCTGGACGAACCCCTCTGTCAGCTTGATTTTGCCCGTTTGCAGGTCAAAGCTGGGCTGGCCGTGCCAGTTGTGCTGGATAATCAGGTCTATGGGTTACTGGTGGCCCATCAATGTAGCGGAACCCGACGCTGGAAACCTTTTGAAGTGGATTTACTGGAGCGATTGGGAACCCAAATTGCGATCGCAATTCAGCAGGCCAGCCTGTATCAGCAATTGGCCACCTTCTCAGCGAGTCTGGAACGGCAGGTAGAGGAGCGTACCCTAGAACTGCAGCAAAAAATGCAGGAGTTACAAGAACTCAACCAGTTGAAGGATGTATTTATTCACAGCATGTCCCACGATTTGCGAACGCCCGTGATGGGGACGCTGATGGTGCTACAGAACCTGTTGAAACTGGAATTCCATCAGGCTGGGGACTGTCCGTCCCAATGTTCTGTTGTCCCAGTGCCCAGATCCATACTGGAACGAATGGTGCAGGGGAGCGATCGCCAGTTAAAGATGATTAACTCCCTTTTGGAGGCCCATTCCTGTGAAGTCCGCGGGGTCGTCCTCCATCCAGAACCGACCCAGATCTGTACCCTGATCCAGGCCACAATTTCTGACCTGAAGCCTTTACTGGACAAAAGCCAGGTAACTGTAATCGGTCTGTTACCGGATTGTCTACCGATCGTGAACGCTGATCCGCTACAACTTCAGCGTGTCTTTGAGAATTTAATGGTGAATGCTATTCAGCACAACCCACCCGGCATTACCCTGACCCTCACCGCCGAATCCACTGGCACCCTGATTCGTTGCACCGTGCAGGATAATGGAGTTGGCATCAAGCCTGCCCATCAGGATCGGTTATTTGATCTCTACACGAAAGGGCGGCAGTGCCGTTATTCTACGGGAATTGGCTTGGGGCTGTATCTCTGCCGTCAGATTATTCTGGCCCATGGCGGACAGATTGGAGTAGAGAGCCAACTCGGTCAAGGCGCTAGATTCTGGGTCACCCTACCGCAGGCTTAG
- a CDS encoding bifunctional sterol desaturase/short chain dehydrogenase: MGNVLNTSSPFQGKVIAITGASGTLGRALIRELSDRGARVIGLTTSAEATFDRPIEVLQWHLGQEAELGSHLETVDILILNHGINVYSDRSPAAIQKSLEVNTLSVWRWLELFLKTVSPAQQGAMKEVWVNTSEAEVGPALSPLYEWSKRAIGDLITLRRLDAPCTIRKLILGPFKSQLNPYGVMSASWVAWAVVSLAQRGVRDIIITVNPLTYLFFPLKEAGRSRYFRLFSRPSLPEHNHG; the protein is encoded by the coding sequence ATGGGTAATGTTCTGAACACCAGTTCTCCATTTCAAGGTAAAGTTATCGCAATTACTGGGGCATCGGGCACTCTGGGACGGGCTCTGATCCGGGAACTGAGCGATCGGGGGGCCAGGGTGATTGGCCTAACCACTTCTGCGGAGGCTACGTTCGATCGCCCGATCGAGGTGCTCCAGTGGCACCTGGGTCAGGAGGCTGAGTTGGGATCCCACCTGGAAACAGTGGATATTTTGATTCTGAACCACGGTATTAATGTGTACAGTGATCGTTCACCAGCGGCCATCCAGAAGTCTCTGGAGGTGAATACGCTATCAGTCTGGCGCTGGCTGGAACTATTTCTGAAGACGGTTTCTCCGGCCCAGCAGGGGGCTATGAAAGAGGTCTGGGTCAACACATCAGAAGCTGAGGTGGGTCCAGCGTTGAGTCCCCTATATGAATGGTCCAAGCGGGCGATCGGAGACCTGATTACCCTGCGCCGTCTGGACGCTCCCTGCACTATCCGCAAGTTAATCCTGGGACCGTTCAAGAGTCAGTTGAATCCCTATGGGGTGATGTCAGCTTCCTGGGTAGCCTGGGCAGTGGTTTCCCTGGCCCAACGGGGTGTTCGGGATATCATTATTACGGTCAATCCCCTGACGTACCTGTTCTTTCCCTTAAAGGAAGCGGGACGATCGCGCTACTTCCGTCTTTTCTCCCGTCCCTCGCTACCGGAGCACAATCATGGATAA
- a CDS encoding SDR family oxidoreductase has product MGLKRVLVTGATGRTGWLTLQKLRQHPEEFVAIGFARSEAKVKELFGSTEGFFLGDIQDKAALGKALVGCQALVILTSATPRMKAPPQPGERPTFEFEPGGMPEAVDYEGQRNQIDAAIAAGVDHIVLVGSMGGTQPNHPLNQMGQGNILIWKRRSEAYLIDSGTDYTIIRAGGLLDQPGGQRELLVGKEDVFLTQAPNGIPPSVPRADVAEVVAQALSEPGARNKAFDLISKPVEDPSATVTQDFAALFAQTLPGL; this is encoded by the coding sequence ATGGGATTGAAACGAGTATTGGTTACAGGTGCCACAGGCAGAACCGGGTGGTTAACCCTGCAAAAGTTGCGGCAACATCCAGAGGAGTTCGTTGCGATCGGATTTGCGCGCTCTGAGGCAAAAGTGAAGGAATTGTTTGGTTCAACCGAGGGTTTTTTTCTGGGGGATATTCAAGACAAAGCGGCCCTGGGAAAAGCTCTGGTTGGTTGTCAGGCATTGGTCATTCTCACCAGTGCCACACCCCGAATGAAAGCACCTCCCCAACCCGGCGAACGGCCAACATTTGAGTTTGAACCGGGGGGGATGCCGGAAGCAGTGGACTACGAGGGACAACGGAACCAGATTGATGCTGCGATCGCTGCGGGTGTAGACCATATCGTGCTTGTGGGCTCTATGGGGGGCACCCAGCCCAACCATCCCCTGAACCAAATGGGACAGGGCAACATCCTGATCTGGAAGCGCCGATCCGAAGCCTATCTGATTGACTCTGGCACTGACTACACCATCATTCGAGCCGGAGGGCTGCTGGATCAACCCGGTGGACAGCGGGAATTACTCGTGGGTAAGGAGGATGTGTTTTTGACCCAGGCCCCCAATGGCATTCCTCCCTCTGTCCCTAGGGCCGATGTAGCAGAAGTGGTGGCCCAGGCCCTTTCAGAGCCTGGGGCCAGAAACAAGGCTTTTGACCTGATCTCCAAGCCGGTGGAAGACCCCTCTGCCACCGTGACGCAAGATTTCGCTGCCCTGTTTGCCCAAACTTTGCCTGGACTGTAA
- a CDS encoding DUF3155 domain-containing protein produces MARRRKRKSRRRQEGRRVLELVPQFSIESGEEKPVTAARKFIQDQGIAPPALLLVKRNEHTTDRYFWAEKGLFGAQYVEENHFLFPSLRLLLNDEDARVTLNSR; encoded by the coding sequence TTGGCTAGGAGACGTAAGAGAAAAAGCCGTCGCCGTCAAGAAGGGCGCAGGGTTCTGGAGTTAGTGCCGCAGTTCAGCATTGAGAGCGGTGAGGAGAAACCGGTTACGGCAGCTCGCAAATTTATCCAAGACCAGGGCATCGCACCACCTGCGCTACTGCTGGTTAAGCGTAATGAGCATACCACGGATCGGTACTTCTGGGCTGAGAAGGGTCTTTTTGGTGCTCAGTATGTGGAAGAAAACCACTTTCTGTTCCCAAGTTTAAGACTATTGCTAAATGATGAAGATGCTCGCGTAACCCTAAATAGCCGTTAA
- a CDS encoding cofactor assembly of complex C subunit B encodes MDNAVLPSTFFLTLLLMIGLFFFIRASVKDRTQRVRLISEQPEDLLLPQLKQYFAQRAYQVTHIDGEQNQVTLEGFVKPSLPLAVFLAALAATGMLCLALVLAILLPEWTSILMGLVLLSPAAGLFYWQKAGRVEQVSFKVEETTPAGQSAISVTAHRDELAELCRGLNLKQVEE; translated from the coding sequence ATGGATAACGCTGTTCTGCCTTCTACATTTTTCCTCACCTTGCTGTTGATGATCGGGTTGTTCTTCTTTATTCGAGCTTCTGTCAAAGATAGAACTCAGAGGGTCAGACTTATTTCAGAGCAACCGGAAGATTTACTCCTGCCCCAACTCAAGCAATATTTCGCCCAGCGGGCTTACCAGGTGACGCACATTGATGGCGAACAGAATCAGGTCACACTGGAGGGTTTTGTAAAGCCCAGCCTTCCTCTGGCGGTATTTCTGGCCGCTCTTGCAGCTACTGGAATGCTTTGTCTGGCGCTGGTTCTAGCCATCCTCCTGCCTGAATGGACATCCATCCTAATGGGGCTGGTGCTGCTTTCCCCCGCTGCCGGACTCTTCTACTGGCAAAAAGCGGGTAGAGTTGAGCAGGTTTCCTTCAAGGTTGAGGAGACCACTCCTGCTGGCCAGAGTGCCATTTCGGTCACGGCCCATCGGGATGAACTAGCAGAGCTGTGTCGAGGGCTTAACCTGAAGCAGGTCGAAGAGTAA
- a CDS encoding GAF domain-containing sensor histidine kinase, translated as MAASTEFISLCRSQLVLLTQALGASMSVVYLTEQLTEGAEPKLIPVVTYPETEESPLGYSSHLLPADRLRLDTGRPDRSRSALLAPQNSSADGPVPLEQSPIVVPLIHGEMVMGLLVTGRDDRPWNEREQTQIDRIADTLAIACILDQRSQWLTQSHQQRLLLDTRQQDLLDNLLHQFRNPLTALRTFGKLLLKRLLPDDPNRDIGTGIVRESDRLQDLLKQFEQVMTVDDFEVAPLSLGPATSVPPLLLPSAPPLGDALVLQACSLATVLQPLLMSVAAIAQERDLRIEVPDLQTLPWVWADAGALREVLSNLIDNALKYTPADGQIEIQVMTDPQPTFAHEGPSPWVGIAIRDTGPGIPTADQSHLFERHYRGIQADGKIPGSGLGLAIARDLTRQMQGEIQLISSAPSAEPEAHSLTEQPSGSTFIVWLPLAPPPQGDD; from the coding sequence ATGGCTGCAAGCACTGAATTTATTTCTCTCTGTCGATCGCAACTGGTCCTGTTAACCCAGGCGTTGGGGGCCTCCATGAGTGTGGTTTATCTGACCGAGCAGTTAACGGAGGGCGCAGAACCGAAGCTGATTCCAGTCGTCACCTATCCCGAAACGGAGGAATCTCCGCTGGGATATAGTTCTCATCTGTTGCCCGCCGATCGACTTCGCTTAGATACAGGTAGGCCCGACCGGTCCCGATCGGCTCTGCTAGCCCCCCAAAACTCCTCTGCTGATGGGCCTGTACCATTAGAGCAATCCCCGATCGTGGTGCCACTGATTCATGGGGAGATGGTGATGGGCCTGCTGGTGACAGGGCGGGATGATCGACCCTGGAATGAGCGAGAACAGACTCAAATTGATCGAATTGCCGATACCCTGGCGATCGCCTGTATCCTGGATCAGCGCTCTCAATGGCTGACACAGAGCCACCAGCAACGGCTTTTGCTCGATACCCGCCAACAGGATTTGCTGGACAATCTGCTGCACCAGTTTCGCAATCCCCTCACGGCCCTCCGCACCTTTGGCAAACTCCTGCTGAAGCGACTGCTGCCGGATGACCCCAACCGGGATATTGGGACGGGTATTGTGCGGGAGAGCGATCGTCTGCAAGACCTACTGAAACAATTTGAGCAGGTTATGACTGTGGATGACTTTGAAGTTGCTCCCCTCAGCCTTGGCCCCGCAACTTCAGTCCCGCCCCTCCTGCTCCCCTCTGCGCCGCCCCTGGGGGATGCGCTGGTTCTGCAAGCCTGCTCCTTGGCAACGGTGCTACAGCCCTTGCTCATGTCGGTGGCTGCGATCGCCCAGGAACGGGATCTCCGCATAGAAGTTCCCGATCTGCAGACCTTGCCTTGGGTTTGGGCTGATGCTGGAGCCCTGCGGGAAGTGCTAAGCAATCTGATCGACAATGCTCTTAAATACACCCCTGCGGATGGGCAGATTGAGATTCAGGTGATGACGGATCCGCAACCCACCTTTGCCCATGAGGGACCTTCACCCTGGGTCGGGATTGCCATCAGGGATACGGGTCCTGGTATTCCAACCGCAGATCAGTCCCACCTCTTCGAGCGGCATTACCGGGGCATTCAGGCTGATGGCAAGATCCCAGGAAGTGGGCTGGGGCTGGCGATCGCCCGTGATCTGACCCGACAGATGCAAGGGGAGATTCAGCTCATCAGTTCTGCCCCAAGCGCAGAACCGGAGGCCCATTCCCTCACAGAACAGCCCTCCGGTTCAACCTTCATTGTGTGGCTACCTCTAGCCCCGCCGCCCCAAGGAGACGATTAA
- a CDS encoding S-layer homology domain-containing protein encodes MFHSHNLRSSTALLVALGLTGVAIAPVVSPAPAAAQASFYDVPSNYWAQEFIRELASRDIIKGFPDGSFRPDEPVTRAQFAAMVSKAFNRTTIRQSSSFVDVSSSYWAATAIQEAYTTGFMAGYPGFRFNPEQNIPRVQVLVSLSNGLNYTTSSAIETTLQQYYQDAATIPDYARTSVAAATENRLVVSYPNVRFLNPNQTATRADVAAFIYQALNSVGQANAITSPYIVGQAPTSPPQTQVRIPAGTVIPVRYDKEKILVSKDETAPVTLIVAQNLVTSQGTVLIPAGSQVVGELRPAQGGSQFVAKELVLPNNRRLSMSASSAVVTRTENIDKGINAGSVIQNAAIGAAAAAGIAAVTGDRAIATEEVLGGAGVGTLIGLFLGRDRVTLISINPNTDLNLTLNSDLLVN; translated from the coding sequence ATGTTTCACTCTCACAACCTCCGATCCAGCACTGCATTACTAGTGGCGTTGGGCTTAACCGGTGTTGCGATCGCCCCTGTGGTGTCTCCTGCGCCTGCGGCGGCTCAGGCATCCTTCTATGATGTGCCATCCAATTACTGGGCGCAGGAGTTTATTCGTGAACTGGCCTCACGAGACATTATCAAAGGTTTTCCAGACGGGAGTTTCCGTCCAGATGAGCCTGTGACAAGGGCTCAGTTTGCCGCCATGGTGAGTAAGGCATTCAATAGAACTACCATCCGCCAGAGCAGCAGTTTTGTCGATGTTTCCTCCAGTTACTGGGCCGCGACAGCAATTCAGGAAGCTTATACGACTGGATTTATGGCTGGTTATCCAGGATTTCGCTTTAATCCAGAGCAAAATATTCCACGGGTTCAGGTTCTGGTTTCCCTGTCGAATGGGCTTAACTATACAACCAGCAGTGCCATTGAAACGACCCTGCAGCAGTATTATCAAGATGCCGCAACTATTCCTGACTATGCCCGGACCAGTGTGGCTGCAGCGACTGAAAACCGTCTGGTTGTCAGCTATCCCAATGTTCGTTTCTTGAACCCAAACCAGACCGCGACCCGGGCGGATGTGGCGGCCTTCATCTACCAGGCGCTGAATAGTGTAGGGCAGGCCAACGCGATTACATCACCTTACATTGTGGGGCAGGCTCCCACCTCTCCACCCCAGACCCAGGTTCGGATCCCTGCTGGAACCGTGATTCCCGTTCGGTATGACAAGGAAAAGATCCTGGTTTCTAAGGACGAAACTGCCCCTGTCACCTTGATTGTGGCCCAGAATTTGGTTACCTCTCAGGGAACTGTTCTGATCCCGGCCGGCAGCCAGGTAGTGGGAGAGTTACGTCCAGCCCAGGGTGGCTCCCAATTTGTGGCCAAGGAACTGGTGCTTCCTAACAATCGCCGCCTGAGCATGAGTGCATCCTCCGCTGTCGTGACCAGAACCGAGAATATTGATAAGGGCATCAATGCAGGTTCGGTGATTCAGAATGCTGCGATCGGGGCAGCCGCAGCCGCTGGAATTGCTGCCGTCACTGGAGATCGGGCCATCGCGACCGAGGAAGTGCTGGGTGGTGCAGGGGTCGGCACCCTGATCGGGCTGTTCCTGGGCCGCGATCGGGTCACGTTGATTTCGATTAATCCCAACACCGATTTGAATCTGACCCTAAATTCAGATTTGTTGGTGAATTAA
- a CDS encoding Uma2 family endonuclease yields MLAPDQNQNRVTGNILHYLNFGCPSGWLIDPESRSLLIYLPHQQPLFFEAVQEVLPIPDQMADFHLTVGELFGWLQL; encoded by the coding sequence ATTCTTGCTCCTGATCAAAATCAGAACAGAGTCACGGGCAATATTCTGCATTATCTGAATTTTGGCTGTCCTTCAGGTTGGTTGATTGATCCAGAGAGCCGATCGCTGCTCATTTACTTACCCCACCAGCAACCTCTATTTTTTGAAGCTGTCCAGGAAGTCTTGCCCATCCCCGACCAGATGGCTGATTTCCACCTCACTGTTGGAGAATTATTTGGCTGGCTGCAGCTCTAG
- a CDS encoding HEAT repeat domain-containing protein: MASNSSIDDLLEQAQLAAQQGQWSWLAQCLQQIQTLSRGVPDMTVAWSESSPDCRYQQLLAFALNVLEMGDFYDRWEITKVFPAFGTVAIPALVEILQDADADWELRWFAARILGECNHPTVIDSLMGLLQAETSQDEELTAIIAEALANLGTPAVAALAELLTSSTTRLVAVKALAQIHQPEIIPPLLAIVSDPQISVRMTAIEALSSFSDVRVIPVLFAALDDPVASVRREAVIGVGLRADLVDAGQLVELLHDRLQDANLAVRQQAIITLGRLGTVAAATVLFQNLTHLETPAALHLEIIRALSWIRVPESLSYLRQALLQYTANSSLTREIVVALGRFKQPELQPIAVETLLDLCYSSRYQGCELEIKQAITVSLGELGHPQGIECLIQLMADPDLSVQLHAIAALKKLDFGGTSRQYLQTLAHDTSVSPELRQTVALALQEW, encoded by the coding sequence ATGGCTTCCAATAGTTCGATCGACGACCTCCTGGAACAGGCTCAGCTAGCTGCTCAACAGGGACAATGGTCCTGGCTGGCTCAGTGTCTGCAGCAGATTCAAACTCTCTCCAGAGGGGTCCCTGATATGACGGTAGCCTGGTCAGAATCCAGTCCAGATTGTCGTTATCAACAACTGCTGGCCTTCGCGCTGAATGTGCTGGAGATGGGGGATTTCTACGATCGCTGGGAAATCACCAAGGTCTTCCCAGCCTTTGGGACAGTGGCGATTCCGGCTCTGGTTGAGATCCTCCAGGATGCAGATGCAGATTGGGAACTGCGCTGGTTCGCAGCCCGCATTTTGGGAGAGTGTAACCACCCGACGGTAATTGACTCCTTGATGGGTCTACTGCAGGCCGAGACTTCCCAGGATGAGGAATTGACGGCCATTATTGCTGAGGCCCTGGCTAATCTGGGTACCCCTGCTGTAGCTGCATTGGCCGAATTACTGACCAGTAGTACCACACGTTTAGTCGCTGTAAAAGCTCTGGCCCAGATTCACCAGCCTGAGATCATTCCACCTCTGCTAGCAATTGTGTCCGACCCCCAGATTTCTGTCCGAATGACGGCCATCGAAGCTCTGAGCAGCTTTTCTGATGTCCGGGTTATTCCTGTCTTGTTTGCCGCCCTGGACGATCCAGTGGCCTCTGTGCGGCGAGAGGCTGTGATTGGGGTGGGGCTCCGGGCTGATCTGGTCGATGCTGGGCAACTGGTGGAACTACTCCACGATCGTTTGCAAGATGCCAATTTAGCTGTCAGACAGCAGGCCATCATTACTCTGGGGCGATTGGGTACTGTAGCAGCAGCCACTGTGCTGTTTCAGAATTTAACGCATCTGGAAACCCCGGCAGCCTTGCACCTTGAAATCATCCGCGCCCTCAGTTGGATCAGAGTCCCTGAATCGCTCAGCTATTTACGTCAGGCCCTGCTGCAATATACGGCCAATTCCTCCCTCACCCGAGAAATTGTAGTGGCTCTGGGACGGTTTAAACAGCCAGAATTGCAACCGATTGCCGTTGAAACGTTGCTTGATCTCTGTTATTCCAGTCGTTATCAGGGCTGTGAACTGGAGATCAAACAGGCCATAACGGTTAGTCTGGGAGAATTAGGCCACCCCCAGGGGATCGAATGTTTGATTCAACTGATGGCAGACCCAGATCTGAGTGTGCAACTCCATGCCATCGCAGCCCTGAAAAAACTGGATTTTGGGGGTACCAGTCGGCAATACCTTCAGACCCTGGCCCATGACACCTCTGTCAGTCCAGAACTACGGCAGACTGTAGCCCTGGCCCTTCAAGAGTGGTAG
- a CDS encoding glutathione peroxidase — protein sequence MSKSITDIVVKTIDGQEKSLSEYTGQVLLIVNVASYCGYTPQYKGLEQLHQKYASQGLRVLGFPCNDFGAQEPGSNEEIVQFCTLNYGVNFELFDKVRAKGTEKHPLYARLTSAIEPTGDVGWNFEKFLVSKTGDVVARYKSSVSPESPELIAAIEQELAY from the coding sequence ATGAGCAAATCAATCACAGACATTGTAGTGAAAACGATCGACGGTCAAGAGAAGTCCCTGTCAGAGTACACCGGACAGGTCTTGCTCATCGTCAATGTTGCATCCTACTGCGGGTATACCCCCCAATACAAAGGGTTAGAACAGCTACACCAAAAATATGCCAGTCAGGGTCTGCGGGTATTGGGTTTCCCCTGCAATGATTTCGGGGCCCAGGAACCTGGTAGCAATGAAGAAATTGTGCAATTCTGTACCCTGAACTATGGGGTCAACTTCGAACTATTTGATAAGGTGCGGGCTAAAGGCACAGAAAAACATCCCCTTTATGCCCGTCTGACCAGTGCCATTGAGCCCACAGGGGATGTGGGCTGGAACTTTGAAAAGTTTTTGGTCAGCAAGACTGGGGACGTTGTAGCCCGATATAAGAGTAGCGTTTCGCCAGAATCGCCAGAATTGATTGCAGCGATCGAGCAGGAATTAGCCTATTAG